Proteins encoded in a region of the Deinococcus aerius genome:
- a CDS encoding N-formylglutamate amidohydrolase: MSAADRDRLLILTPHPSGALPADVLRDMLGEEAFDPGKRAAFLHRIFMEGDPYTDLIYAVPGARYLQAPWSRFVVDLNRERGDTDDNGVVKTMDFARRPLYPEGFDLTPQKREARLRRFWDTFDAGVRAELDGARLMIVGHSMASRGPALGPDTGTPRPALTLMLGTGDAPTFPRDRWDALQAACAEAFAPVLTGHLTRVAVGDPWTTDTLSARHHARTGIPSFGLEINVALYLTESGEPRPDDIRALARAFEGFADAALGLV; encoded by the coding sequence ATGTCTGCCGCCGACCGCGACCGCCTGCTCATCCTCACGCCGCACCCGTCCGGGGCCCTGCCCGCCGACGTGCTGCGCGACATGCTGGGCGAGGAAGCCTTCGACCCCGGGAAGCGGGCGGCCTTCCTGCACCGCATCTTCATGGAGGGTGACCCGTATACGGATCTGATCTACGCCGTCCCGGGGGCGCGCTACCTGCAAGCGCCCTGGAGCCGCTTCGTCGTGGACCTCAACCGGGAGCGCGGCGACACCGACGACAACGGCGTGGTAAAGACGATGGACTTCGCCCGGCGGCCCCTTTACCCGGAGGGCTTTGACTTGACGCCGCAGAAGCGGGAGGCCCGGCTGCGCCGCTTCTGGGACACCTTCGACGCGGGGGTGCGGGCGGAGCTGGACGGCGCCCGACTGATGATCGTGGGGCACTCGATGGCCTCCCGCGGTCCGGCGCTCGGCCCCGACACCGGTACGCCCCGCCCGGCCCTCACCCTGATGCTGGGCACCGGGGACGCGCCCACCTTTCCCCGCGACCGCTGGGACGCCCTGCAAGCCGCCTGCGCGGAGGCGTTCGCCCCCGTCCTGACGGGCCACCTCACCCGCGTGGCGGTCGGCGACCCCTGGACGACGGACACCCTGAGCGCCCGGCACCACGCCCGCACCGGCATTCCCTCCTTCGGGCTGGAGATCAACGTGGCCCTCTATCTCACCGAGTCGGGCGAGCCCCGGCCGGACGACATCCGCGCCCTGGCCCGGGCTTTCGAGGGCTTCGCGGACGCGGCGCTGGGGCTGGTGTAG
- the recF gene encoding DNA replication/repair protein RecF (All proteins in this family for which functions are known are DNA-binding proteins that assist the filamentation of RecA onto DNA for the initiation of recombination or recombinational repair.), producing the protein MTGVRLSSLSTLNYRNLAPGTLNFPAGVTGVFGENGAGKTNLLEAAYLALTGLTGVTRLEQLVQSGEREAYVRADVQQGGSLSIREVGLGRGRRQLKVDGVRVRTGDLPRGSAVWIRPEDSDLVFGPPAGRRAYLDALLSRLSPRHGQQLARYDRTVSQRNAALRAGEDWALHVWDDALVKLGTDIMLFRRRALGRLDELAREANAALGSLKPLTLTLSESTTPETYAQDLASRRAEELARGATVTGPHRDDLTLTLGDFPASEYASRGEGRTIALALRRAELELLAEKFEEKPILLIDDFTAELDPGRRGFLLDLAASVPQAIVTGTERAPGAVLTLRAHAGRFTEETPAAVEVGA; encoded by the coding sequence ATGACGGGTGTGCGGCTCTCGTCCCTCTCGACGCTCAACTACCGGAACCTCGCGCCTGGCACGCTGAATTTCCCGGCGGGCGTGACGGGCGTGTTCGGGGAGAACGGGGCGGGCAAGACGAACCTGCTGGAAGCCGCGTACCTGGCCCTGACCGGCCTGACCGGGGTGACCCGGTTGGAACAGCTCGTGCAGTCGGGCGAGCGCGAGGCGTACGTGCGGGCGGACGTGCAGCAGGGCGGCAGCCTCAGCATCCGCGAGGTGGGGCTGGGGCGCGGGCGGCGGCAGCTCAAGGTGGACGGGGTGCGGGTGCGAACCGGGGACCTGCCGCGCGGGAGCGCCGTGTGGATTCGCCCCGAGGACAGCGACCTCGTGTTCGGCCCCCCCGCCGGGCGCCGGGCGTACCTCGACGCGCTGCTCTCACGGCTGAGTCCCCGGCACGGGCAGCAACTCGCCCGCTACGACCGCACGGTATCGCAGCGCAACGCCGCGCTCCGGGCCGGGGAGGACTGGGCTCTGCACGTGTGGGACGACGCCTTGGTGAAACTCGGGACCGACATCATGCTCTTTCGCCGCCGCGCGCTGGGCAGGTTGGACGAACTCGCGCGGGAGGCGAACGCGGCGCTGGGCAGCCTCAAGCCCCTGACGCTGACGCTCAGCGAATCCACCACCCCCGAAACCTACGCGCAGGACCTCGCCTCCCGCCGGGCGGAGGAGCTGGCCCGCGGCGCCACCGTGACCGGCCCCCACCGCGACGACCTGACCCTGACCCTGGGTGACTTTCCTGCCAGCGAGTACGCCAGCCGGGGCGAGGGGCGCACGATTGCCCTCGCGCTGCGCCGCGCCGAGTTGGAACTGCTCGCGGAGAAGTTCGAGGAGAAACCGATCCTGCTGATCGACGATTTCACGGCGGAACTCGACCCGGGGCGCCGGGGCTTTCTGCTCGACCTCGCCGCCAGCGTGCCCCAGGCCATCGTGACGGGGACGGAGCGGGCGCCGGGCGCGGTGCTGACGCTGCGGGCGCACGCGGGGCGTTTCACGGAAGAGACGCCCGCCGCGGTGGAGGTGGGGGCGTGA
- a CDS encoding DUF721 domain-containing protein, translating into MSKPRRFGDTRSVSELLGATLGTARLAKGVQRARAILAWPQAVGPEIARMTRPRSQQGGTLFVEVRDSATAHHLTLQRHHFLKSLNALLGEERVTEIRFSVGSVRAPTPAPRLAPLPGPDRARAQALVRNVDGDLKDVALKAAEAITRARKWREAQGWRPCPVCGEASREQPCRACALTLEDPNVRRAARALTRTPERLAALPASLGDSGANAARHIALGLLAEQLDLLALECVRSGGEEGYRAFLAQQAEVFLSLTHRRPRSALRGEDRAALPERVRHVLGAGR; encoded by the coding sequence GTGAGCAAGCCCCGCCGCTTCGGCGACACCCGCAGCGTGTCCGAGCTGCTGGGCGCCACGCTGGGCACCGCCCGGCTGGCGAAGGGGGTGCAGCGGGCGCGGGCGATCCTCGCCTGGCCGCAGGCGGTGGGGCCGGAGATCGCGCGGATGACCCGGCCACGCTCGCAGCAGGGCGGAACGCTCTTCGTGGAGGTCCGCGACAGCGCCACCGCGCACCACCTCACCCTCCAGCGGCACCACTTCCTGAAGAGCCTGAACGCGCTGCTGGGCGAGGAGCGGGTGACCGAGATCCGCTTCAGCGTGGGCAGCGTCCGGGCGCCCACCCCCGCCCCGCGTCTCGCCCCGCTGCCCGGCCCAGACCGCGCCCGCGCGCAGGCCCTGGTGCGGAACGTGGACGGCGACCTCAAGGACGTGGCCCTGAAGGCCGCCGAGGCGATCACCCGGGCCCGCAAGTGGCGCGAGGCCCAGGGGTGGCGCCCCTGCCCCGTCTGCGGCGAGGCGAGCCGGGAGCAGCCCTGCCGCGCCTGCGCCCTCACCCTGGAGGACCCCAACGTGCGGCGGGCGGCCCGCGCCCTCACCCGCACGCCCGAGCGGCTGGCCGCCCTGCCCGCCTCGCTCGGCGACAGCGGGGCGAACGCCGCCCGGCACATCGCCCTGGGCCTGCTCGCCGAGCAGCTCGACCTCCTCGCGCTGGAATGCGTGCGCAGCGGCGGTGAGGAGGGCTACCGCGCCTTCCTCGCCCAGCAGGCCGAGGTGTTCCTGTCGCTGACGCACCGCAGGCCCCGCAGCGCCCTGAGAGGCGAGGACCGCGCCGCCCTGCCCGAGCGGGTGCGGCACGTGCTGGGGGCGGGGCGCTAG
- a CDS encoding beta strand repeat-containing protein, with protein MRNRAASIPLVALSLGLLLTACGGTGEVGTPVTSTADSGPGSLREVLAAAKDGDTLRFTTTGTVTLASPLTLSKDVTVLADGVTLDAAGRGRVLEVAAGAEVTLKGGTLQGGVGQPIESAAPASQALSKATWGGNLINRGNLTLDGTTVTGGKAMNGGGIYNDAGASLTLRDVTVTANEAFAPTPDLENESTGSGGGVANRGTLTVESGTLRDNTAYYTGGGIRNTGTLNMRGGHVDGNRCTFAFSAQDNVFSGCSGGGIVSTGPVTMTGGTVNGNTSTLVGGGLFVFQAPLTLSGGEISGNTTGRGGGGVMVNTGTLDLTGGTISNNKATREGGGGGGVLVYKTTMNFSGGVIRGNSAEAGGGIDAYTDNKVTMTGGTVEENTARGGGGLNVNTRSTLSFTGGTVRNNTASEYGGGITVSNAQGALTLGGAAALRGNKAGAQGGGLYVSGAALTMTDGTIEGNTAVDNGGGLALAGSNPATISGGVIAGNSVTGSEDGGGGIRIHRGATLNLYGGEVRDNTALQTGGGLVIGGTVNMTGGAIRGNRVTGTAQGQGGGGGIRMYTNGVMTASGGSIRDNTALFGGGVFVGGAFNNEPASRFTLAGATISGNRATAYDGGGILNDGVTSIQSGGVTGNSAVTKGGGVSNTRDATFTQTGGSVTGNTPDNISNP; from the coding sequence ATGAGAAACCGCGCCGCGTCCATCCCCCTTGTCGCCCTCTCCCTCGGCCTGCTGCTCACCGCCTGCGGGGGCACGGGGGAGGTCGGCACGCCCGTGACCAGCACCGCCGACTCCGGCCCCGGCAGCCTCCGTGAAGTCCTGGCGGCCGCGAAAGACGGCGATACCCTACGTTTCACGACCACGGGCACCGTGACGCTCGCCAGCCCCCTCACCCTGAGCAAGGACGTGACCGTGCTGGCCGACGGCGTGACGCTCGACGCCGCCGGGAGGGGCCGGGTGCTGGAGGTGGCTGCGGGGGCGGAGGTCACACTCAAGGGGGGCACCTTGCAGGGCGGCGTGGGACAGCCCATCGAGAGCGCCGCACCGGCCAGCCAGGCACTCTCCAAGGCCACCTGGGGCGGGAATCTGATCAACCGGGGCAACCTGACGCTCGACGGGACCACCGTGACGGGCGGGAAGGCGATGAACGGCGGCGGCATCTATAACGACGCCGGGGCCAGCCTGACCCTGCGGGACGTCACCGTGACGGCGAACGAGGCGTTTGCCCCCACGCCGGACCTGGAGAATGAGAGTACCGGCTCGGGGGGTGGAGTTGCCAACCGCGGCACCCTGACCGTCGAGAGCGGGACCCTCCGGGACAACACGGCCTATTACACGGGGGGAGGTATCCGCAACACCGGGACGCTGAACATGCGGGGCGGCCACGTGGACGGGAACCGGTGCACGTTCGCCTTTTCCGCCCAGGACAACGTGTTCTCCGGCTGCTCGGGAGGGGGCATCGTCTCTACCGGACCTGTCACCATGACGGGCGGCACCGTGAACGGGAACACGAGCACCCTTGTGGGCGGCGGCCTGTTCGTGTTTCAGGCACCCCTCACCCTGTCGGGCGGTGAGATCAGCGGCAACACGACGGGACGGGGGGGCGGCGGCGTGATGGTCAATACCGGGACCCTGGACCTGACCGGCGGCACCATCTCGAACAACAAGGCCACCCGCGAGGGCGGCGGTGGGGGCGGCGTCCTGGTCTACAAGACCACCATGAACTTCAGCGGCGGTGTGATCCGGGGCAACTCGGCGGAAGCAGGGGGCGGCATTGACGCCTACACCGACAACAAGGTCACGATGACCGGCGGCACGGTCGAGGAGAACACGGCCAGGGGCGGCGGCGGCCTGAATGTGAACACCCGCAGCACCCTGAGCTTCACGGGCGGCACGGTGCGGAACAACACGGCCAGCGAGTACGGCGGCGGGATCACGGTCAGCAACGCGCAGGGCGCCCTCACGCTGGGCGGCGCGGCGGCGCTGCGGGGCAACAAGGCGGGCGCGCAGGGAGGCGGCCTGTACGTGAGCGGCGCGGCCCTGACCATGACGGACGGCACCATCGAGGGCAATACCGCCGTGGACAACGGGGGAGGACTGGCTCTGGCGGGCAGCAATCCGGCCACCATCAGCGGCGGGGTGATCGCGGGCAACAGCGTGACGGGCAGCGAGGACGGTGGCGGCGGCATCCGCATCCACCGCGGCGCGACCCTCAACCTCTACGGCGGCGAGGTCCGGGACAACACCGCCCTGCAAACGGGAGGCGGCCTCGTCATCGGCGGCACCGTGAACATGACGGGCGGCGCCATCCGCGGCAACCGCGTGACGGGCACCGCCCAGGGGCAGGGCGGGGGCGGCGGCATCCGCATGTACACCAACGGGGTCATGACGGCCAGCGGCGGCAGCATCCGGGATAACACCGCCCTGTTTGGTGGCGGCGTTTTCGTCGGGGGTGCCTTCAACAATGAGCCCGCCTCGCGCTTCACGTTGGCGGGCGCGACGATCAGCGGAAACCGTGCCACGGCCTACGACGGCGGCGGCATCCTCAACGACGGCGTGACCTCCATCCAGAGTGGCGGCGTGACGGGGAACAGCGCCGTGACGAAGGGCGGCGGCGTCAGCAACACGAGGGACGCGACCTTCACCCAGACGGGCGGCAGCGTCACGGGCAACACACCGGACAACATCTCGAATCCCTGA
- a CDS encoding class I SAM-dependent methyltransferase, which yields MTGRSKQKIRLKGPAARRPDGATQAGTGGYFEVRPAVLSPRLEGLHALTKPGVRGFPEVDAAQALLAGTMRKDRVRGEVLDLSTMGGLLGSLPGVTLRAVEGSAAALTVLAAAGLEAEAAVPGDDLRTRWPERARTVALVLAGDRGNAYALAQVAWAHACTPPGGTLYLAGDRDKGYDRYVRAAAKAFGTGETIARDGGMRVAKLVRRPGPTPALPDPEGYEAFGVRVVGLPGVFSAARPDKATSILLGTLESLDLSGKRVLDLGCGTGLIGAWAARRGAEVTLVDGDLQSVRSARATLAANGLTGEVLHSDVDAALGDRTFDAILTNPPFHVGRGVVLDVAREFIAAAGRRLNPGGTLSLVANEPLPYEAAMGGIGPARELRREGGFKVLAATRAG from the coding sequence ATGACGGGGAGGAGCAAGCAGAAGATCAGGTTGAAGGGTCCGGCGGCGAGGCGTCCAGATGGAGCGACTCAGGCCGGGACCGGGGGGTACTTCGAGGTGCGGCCCGCGGTTCTGTCACCGCGACTGGAAGGGCTTCATGCCCTCACCAAGCCCGGTGTGCGCGGCTTTCCCGAGGTGGACGCGGCGCAGGCCCTGCTCGCGGGGACGATGCGGAAAGACCGGGTTCGCGGCGAGGTCCTCGACCTGAGCACGATGGGGGGCCTGCTGGGAAGTCTTCCCGGCGTGACCCTGCGCGCGGTGGAGGGGTCGGCGGCGGCCCTGACCGTGCTGGCCGCGGCGGGCCTGGAGGCGGAGGCCGCCGTGCCCGGGGACGACCTGCGGACACGCTGGCCCGAGCGGGCGCGGACGGTGGCGCTCGTGCTCGCGGGGGACCGGGGCAACGCCTACGCCCTCGCGCAGGTCGCCTGGGCGCACGCCTGCACGCCGCCCGGCGGAACGCTGTACCTCGCTGGGGACCGGGACAAGGGCTATGACCGCTACGTGCGCGCCGCCGCCAAAGCCTTCGGAACGGGGGAGACGATTGCCCGCGACGGCGGGATGCGGGTGGCGAAACTCGTCCGCCGCCCCGGCCCCACCCCGGCCCTCCCCGACCCGGAGGGCTACGAGGCGTTCGGGGTGCGGGTGGTGGGCCTGCCGGGCGTGTTCAGCGCGGCGAGGCCCGACAAGGCGACCTCTATTCTTCTCGGCACGTTGGAGAGCCTGGACCTGAGCGGCAAGCGGGTCCTCGACCTGGGCTGCGGCACCGGCCTGATCGGCGCCTGGGCGGCCCGGCGGGGCGCGGAGGTCACGCTGGTGGACGGCGACCTCCAGAGCGTCCGCAGCGCGCGGGCGACGCTGGCCGCCAATGGGCTCACGGGCGAGGTCCTCCACAGTGACGTGGACGCCGCGCTGGGGGACCGCACCTTCGACGCCATTCTCACCAACCCGCCCTTCCATGTCGGGCGGGGGGTGGTGCTGGACGTGGCGCGGGAGTTCATCGCGGCGGCGGGGCGGCGCCTGAACCCGGGCGGCACCCTCTCCCTCGTCGCCAACGAGCCGCTGCCCTACGAGGCGGCGATGGGAGGCATTGGCCCGGCGCGCGAGTTGCGGCGCGAGGGGGGCTTCAAGGTGCTGGCGGCGACGCGGGCGGGCTGA
- a CDS encoding HSP90 family protein: MEHAFKVDLRGMIDLLSNHLYSDPSVFVRELLQNGVDAITARRAREGAFEPAILARLHRREGELPLLEFRDNGVGLTEAEVHEFLATIGRSSKRISEARDTFLGQFGIGLLSCFMVSGEIELVTRSAAGGPPVRWRAQADGTYTLEVLEDDGLDIGTTVRLRAREDTDFYFEYGELRDALANYGRILPFPIHVTDGEQYDHVNAVLPPWLAFAAGDEGRREEVLAYARAELNVEALDVIPLRGEEGGLLGVALVLPYATQRGSRQWHSVYLKRMLLGSDLSNLLPEWAFFVRCLLNVERLHPTASREAFYEDDALKAAREALGAQLRGYIEGLAARDPGRLEALIALHHLPIKALATEDDDFFRLLAHEFTFETSTGRMKLGEYAARFPVLRMVTNLDQFRQIAQVASAYGHSVINAVYTYDVPLLRKYASLFGRELEEVDAQTYALSLEDVAAGGLEDFTARANAALATLGCEVSVKRFEPAELPALLIVTNEQRLLGDIEAAREVADELFAEFLDDYAAEYELVRVARLHLNLNHPLVQDLLHVRDEAVFARLVQMLYVQAHLLGHHPMRSEELALLSGGLSDMMRWGLRAAHLGALN, translated from the coding sequence ATGGAGCACGCGTTCAAAGTCGATTTGCGGGGCATGATCGACCTCTTGTCGAACCACCTCTACTCGGACCCCAGCGTGTTCGTGCGCGAACTCCTGCAAAACGGGGTGGACGCGATCACGGCGCGGCGGGCGCGGGAGGGCGCCTTCGAGCCCGCGATCCTCGCCCGGCTGCACCGCCGGGAGGGCGAGTTGCCCCTGCTGGAGTTCCGCGACAACGGGGTGGGCCTGACGGAGGCCGAGGTCCACGAGTTCCTCGCCACCATCGGGCGTTCGTCCAAGCGGATCAGCGAGGCGCGCGACACCTTCCTGGGGCAGTTCGGCATCGGCCTGCTGTCGTGCTTCATGGTGAGCGGCGAGATCGAACTCGTCACCAGGAGCGCGGCGGGCGGCCCCCCGGTGCGCTGGCGGGCGCAGGCCGACGGCACGTACACGCTGGAGGTGCTCGAGGATGACGGCCTCGACATCGGCACGACCGTCCGGTTGCGCGCCCGGGAGGACACCGACTTCTACTTCGAGTACGGCGAGTTGCGGGACGCGCTGGCGAACTACGGGCGCATCCTCCCCTTTCCCATCCACGTCACGGACGGGGAGCAGTACGACCACGTCAACGCGGTGCTGCCCCCCTGGCTCGCCTTCGCCGCGGGGGACGAGGGCCGCCGGGAGGAGGTCCTCGCCTACGCCCGCGCCGAGCTGAACGTGGAGGCGCTCGACGTGATCCCGCTGCGGGGCGAGGAGGGCGGGCTCCTCGGCGTGGCGCTCGTGCTGCCGTACGCGACCCAGCGCGGCTCGCGCCAGTGGCACTCGGTGTATCTCAAGCGGATGCTGCTGGGAAGCGACCTCAGCAACCTGCTGCCCGAGTGGGCCTTTTTCGTGCGCTGCCTGCTCAACGTCGAGAGGCTTCACCCGACCGCGTCCCGCGAGGCGTTCTATGAGGACGACGCGCTGAAAGCGGCCCGCGAGGCGCTGGGCGCGCAGCTCCGCGGGTATATCGAGGGGCTGGCGGCGCGCGACCCCGGGCGCCTGGAGGCCCTGATCGCCCTGCACCACCTTCCCATCAAGGCGCTGGCGACCGAGGACGACGACTTCTTCCGCCTGCTCGCGCACGAGTTCACCTTCGAGACCTCCACGGGCCGAATGAAGTTGGGCGAGTATGCGGCGCGCTTTCCCGTCCTGCGGATGGTCACGAACCTCGACCAGTTCCGGCAGATCGCGCAGGTGGCGAGCGCGTACGGGCACAGCGTGATCAACGCCGTGTACACGTACGACGTGCCGCTGCTGCGCAAGTACGCCTCGCTCTTCGGGCGCGAGCTGGAGGAGGTCGACGCGCAAACCTACGCCCTGTCGCTGGAGGACGTGGCCGCGGGCGGGCTGGAGGACTTCACCGCCCGGGCGAACGCGGCGCTGGCGACGCTGGGCTGCGAGGTCAGCGTGAAGCGCTTCGAGCCCGCCGAACTCCCCGCCCTGCTCATCGTGACGAACGAGCAGCGCCTCCTGGGGGACATCGAGGCGGCGAGGGAAGTGGCGGACGAGCTGTTCGCCGAATTCCTCGACGACTACGCGGCGGAGTACGAACTCGTGCGGGTGGCGCGGCTGCACCTCAACCTGAACCACCCGCTCGTGCAGGACCTGCTGCACGTCCGGGACGAGGCCGTCTTCGCCCGGCTGGTGCAGATGCTGTACGTGCAGGCGCACCTGCTGGGCCACCACCCCATGCGCTCCGAGGAGCTGGCCCTGCTCTCCGGCGGGCTGTCCGACATGATGCGCTGGGGGCTGCGCGCGGCGCACCTGGGCGCGCTGAACTGA
- a CDS encoding ribonuclease HII has protein sequence MSAPAVTPDWAFEREHWRRGHFRVAGVDEAGRGAWAGPVTVAAVILPGLATEYPFRDSKQLTPAQRETFAAQVRRVAVAWAVEHAWPEEIDRLNILGATHAAAHRALARLDPPPQALVTDYLRLRTSLPLSAPPRADALSYSVAAASLLAKTERDRLMTELDARYPGYSFAAHKGYGAPAHRAALERLGVSGVHRRTFAPVARLLAAEPLLAAAQEP, from the coding sequence ATGTCCGCCCCCGCCGTCACCCCCGACTGGGCCTTCGAGCGCGAACACTGGCGGCGCGGCCACTTCCGGGTGGCCGGGGTGGACGAGGCCGGGCGCGGCGCGTGGGCCGGGCCGGTGACCGTCGCGGCGGTGATCCTGCCGGGGCTGGCGACCGAGTATCCCTTCCGGGACTCCAAGCAGCTCACCCCGGCGCAGCGGGAAACGTTCGCGGCCCAGGTGCGCCGGGTGGCCGTCGCCTGGGCCGTGGAACACGCCTGGCCGGAGGAGATCGACCGGTTGAACATTCTGGGCGCCACCCACGCGGCGGCCCACCGAGCCCTGGCCCGGCTGGACCCCCCACCCCAGGCCCTCGTGACCGACTACCTGAGGCTCCGAACCTCTCTGCCCCTCAGCGCCCCGCCCCGCGCCGACGCGCTGAGCTACTCCGTCGCGGCGGCCAGCCTGCTCGCCAAGACGGAGCGCGACCGGCTGATGACCGAGTTGGACGCCCGGTACCCCGGCTACAGCTTCGCGGCGCACAAGGGGTACGGCGCCCCGGCCCACCGCGCGGCCCTGGAACGGCTGGGCGTCTCGGGGGTTCACCGCCGCACCTTCGCCCCGGTCGCCCGGTTGCTGGCGGCAGAGCCCCTCCTGGCCGCCGCGCAGGAGCCTTGA
- a CDS encoding MOSC domain-containing protein, with amino-acid sequence MHPSASVEAVCRSGSHTFSKTSVTEIELLAGLGVADDAHAGVTVRHRSRVAQDPRQPNLRQVHLIHAELLGDLRAREFRVGPGDLGENVTTRGLDLLGLPRGALLYLGDTAVVEVTGLRNPCAQIEGFQPGLLAAVLGRDEQGNLIRRAGVMGVVRLGGVVRPGDPIRVDLPEEPHQRLERV; translated from the coding sequence ATGCACCCCAGCGCCAGCGTCGAGGCCGTTTGCCGCAGCGGCAGCCACACCTTCAGCAAGACCAGCGTGACGGAGATCGAACTCCTCGCGGGTCTGGGCGTGGCGGACGACGCGCACGCGGGCGTGACCGTGAGGCACCGCTCGCGCGTCGCCCAGGACCCCCGCCAGCCCAACCTGCGCCAGGTCCACCTCATTCACGCCGAACTGCTCGGGGACCTGCGGGCGCGGGAGTTCCGGGTGGGGCCGGGCGACCTGGGCGAGAACGTCACCACGCGCGGGCTGGACCTGCTGGGCCTGCCGCGCGGCGCGCTGCTCTACCTGGGCGACACGGCGGTGGTGGAGGTCACGGGCCTGCGCAACCCCTGCGCCCAGATCGAGGGCTTCCAGCCGGGCCTGCTCGCCGCGGTCCTGGGCCGCGACGAGCAGGGGAACCTGATCCGCCGGGCGGGCGTCATGGGCGTGGTCCGCCTGGGAGGGGTGGTGCGCCCGGGTGACCCCATCCGGGTGGACCTGCCCGAGGAACCGCATCAGCGGCTGGAGCGGGTTTAA
- a CDS encoding GNAT family N-acetyltransferase: MRVFFHLNGGTKVVYERYECSRSGLLDDPTFDLPTHLIPRPLRPIGSRFLVEWVPLPRGANLGEDERRQFFVSNTRVLVLAPSGQGAPCYAPGMSRTPRSLGYRTDLALRVQAGAEVEDHGTYTVVRSPANPTFWWGNFLLLHEPPRPGTLEDWQARFREAHPGAAHVTFGMDTADGEAGAAAEFQAAGFRLDRNTVLTTARTTPPAKPLPEGVTLRSLETDADWDAALTLRLAVNAADERPSEEAGYRTFAAQRLAGLRAAQEAGHGAYLGAFLEEQMLAGLGVYSAGGGVTRYQNVETHPDWRSRGLAGHLVHFAGEWARARLGAHTLVIVADPEYHAQRLYERVGFRSTEVQTGLERPPAGG; the protein is encoded by the coding sequence GTGCGAGTGTTCTTCCACCTGAACGGCGGGACGAAGGTGGTGTACGAGCGGTACGAGTGCAGCCGCAGCGGTCTGCTCGACGATCCGACGTTCGACCTGCCCACCCACCTGATTCCCAGGCCCCTCCGACCCATCGGCTCACGCTTTCTGGTGGAGTGGGTGCCCCTTCCCCGGGGCGCGAACCTGGGTGAGGACGAGAGGCGGCAGTTTTTCGTCAGCAACACCCGCGTCCTCGTTCTGGCGCCTTCAGGCCAAGGGGCACCCTGCTACGCTCCGGGCATGTCCCGCACGCCACGCTCCCTGGGTTACCGCACTGACCTCGCCCTGCGGGTGCAGGCAGGGGCCGAGGTCGAGGATCACGGCACGTACACGGTCGTCCGCTCGCCCGCCAACCCGACCTTCTGGTGGGGGAACTTCCTGCTCCTGCACGAGCCTCCGCGGCCCGGCACCCTGGAGGACTGGCAGGCCCGCTTCCGGGAGGCCCATCCCGGGGCGGCACACGTCACCTTCGGGATGGACACGGCGGATGGGGAGGCGGGCGCGGCGGCCGAGTTCCAGGCGGCGGGGTTTCGGCTGGACCGGAATACGGTCCTCACGACGGCGCGGACCACGCCGCCCGCCAAACCTCTACCTGAGGGCGTGACCCTGCGTTCCCTGGAGACGGATGCCGACTGGGACGCGGCCCTGACCCTACGCCTGGCGGTGAACGCCGCCGATGAGCGGCCCTCCGAGGAGGCGGGCTACCGCACCTTTGCCGCGCAGAGGCTGGCGGGGTTGCGGGCGGCGCAGGAGGCCGGGCACGGCGCGTATCTGGGGGCCTTTCTAGAAGAACAGATGCTCGCGGGGCTGGGCGTGTACAGCGCGGGTGGCGGCGTCACGCGCTACCAGAATGTCGAGACGCACCCCGACTGGCGCTCGCGCGGGCTGGCGGGGCACCTCGTCCATTTCGCCGGGGAGTGGGCGCGGGCGCGTCTGGGGGCACACACCCTGGTGATCGTCGCCGACCCCGAGTACCACGCCCAGCGGCTCTACGAGCGCGTGGGTTTCAGGTCCACTGAGGTGCAGACCGGGCTGGAGAGGCCTCCGGCAGGGGGTTAA